The stretch of DNA TCCTTGGCGTTTCAGAGCGTACACCACATCCATGGCGGTGACAGTCTTCCTCTTGGCGTGCTCAGTGTAAGTGACGGCATCCCTAATCACGTTCTCCAGGAACACTTTCAGCACACCACGAGTTTCCTCGTAGATCAGGCCGGAGATACGCTTGACACCACCACGACGAGCTAGACGGCGGATGGCGGGCTTGGTGATGCCCTGGATGTTATCGCGAAGCACTTTACGATGACGCTTGGCGCCTCCTTTTCCGAGTCCCTTGCCGCCCTTGCCTCTTCCTGACATAT from Hoplias malabaricus isolate fHopMal1 chromosome 5, fHopMal1.hap1, whole genome shotgun sequence encodes:
- the LOC136697073 gene encoding histone H4, whose translation is MSGRGKGGKGLGKGGAKRHRKVLRDNIQGITKPAIRRLARRGGVKRISGLIYEETRGVLKVFLENVIRDAVTYTEHAKRKTVTAMDVVYALKRQGRTLYGFGG